The Methylotenera sp. G11 genome includes a window with the following:
- a CDS encoding ZIP family metal transporter has product MTIPDFSILTWIIVASFAGGLLSVSLAAIFALNLRTAWIPMLVSYAIGAMLGAVFLEILPHAFEEATSVESVSATLLFGLLLFFVLEKLVIWRHCHGDHCEVHAIHSEANCPDVKQSSSAQEGGAKFRPVSSHSASHAPSIMQSHAHAHSHHDHGRSGMMIMIGDTFHNFVDGVLIAAAFLVDVKLGMVTALAIISHEIPQEVGDFLILLHSGYSKKQAFVFNMVSSLATLVGGLIAYFALQFVMGWIPYILGLAAASMLYVAVADLIPSLHKRTELKATISQVLLISLGVATIWFAHILLE; this is encoded by the coding sequence ATGACCATCCCTGATTTTTCCATCCTGACCTGGATTATCGTTGCCAGCTTTGCCGGCGGCTTGTTGAGCGTTTCCCTGGCGGCGATTTTTGCGCTCAATTTGCGCACAGCCTGGATTCCGATGCTGGTCAGTTACGCGATTGGTGCAATGCTGGGCGCGGTGTTTCTGGAAATCCTGCCGCACGCGTTTGAGGAGGCGACCAGTGTAGAGAGTGTTTCGGCAACCCTGCTGTTTGGGTTGCTGCTGTTCTTTGTGCTTGAGAAGCTGGTGATCTGGCGCCATTGCCATGGAGACCACTGTGAGGTGCATGCGATTCATAGCGAGGCCAATTGCCCGGATGTAAAGCAAAGCAGTTCAGCGCAGGAGGGCGGGGCTAAATTCAGGCCCGTAAGCTCTCATTCGGCTTCGCATGCGCCGTCTATCATGCAAAGCCATGCGCACGCCCACAGTCACCATGATCATGGCCGCAGCGGCATGATGATTATGATAGGCGACACTTTTCATAATTTTGTCGACGGCGTTTTAATTGCCGCAGCGTTCCTGGTGGATGTAAAGCTAGGCATGGTAACAGCGCTGGCAATCATTTCGCATGAAATCCCGCAGGAAGTCGGCGATTTTCTGATTCTGCTGCATTCAGGCTACAGCAAGAAACAGGCATTTGTTTTTAACATGGTGTCAAGCCTGGCTACGCTGGTGGGCGGTCTGATCGCATACTTCGCGCTGCAATTTGTAATGGGCTGGATACCGTATATTCTTGGGCTGGCTGCGGCAAGTATGCTGTATGTGGCGGTTGCGGACCTGATCCCCAGCCTGCATAAGCGTACCGAATTAAAAGCGACGATCAGTCAGGTCTTGCTGATCAGCCTGGGGGTCGCCACTATCTGGTTCGCGCACATCCTGCTCGAGTAA